DNA sequence from the Tissierella sp. MB52-C2 genome:
TAACATATATAATGGGGAAGGATGCAGATTATGGTATATTAGAATCATTACTAGATGAACTTACTAAAGCGGAAGAGCCTATAAGTTCAGAAAAAGTACTCGGAACGGATAATATATTTGTCCAAAGAGCAATACAAATTATATTGATTTTATTTATATTCTATATGATTTACAAATTAATTATTAAGACAAAAGATAGAGAGTATAAAGAACTACAATATACTGAAAAAAGAGAATATATAAGGGATCCAAAGAAAAGAAAGAAAAGGTTTTTTAAAGAAAAGTATCCAAAGGAATTAAATCAGCAGATAAGGTATTATTATAGAAGATATATGGACAAATTGGATCAGAAAGGAATTAGAGTATTGAAAACGGACACTTCTTTAGAGGTAAATAGAAAAGCTGAAAAGACTTTCAAAGAAGGAATTGAAGAAATGAGAAATATTTATATTAATAGCCGTTATGGGAATAAAGATGTAGACAAAAACAAAGTAAAAGAAATGAAAAATCTGTATAAAAATTTATGAGAAGGAAGAGGCTAGTTTACTATATATAAAATCTAGAAACGAAAATGTTAAAATGATATAAGGTTTATATTAAATAATAAAAAAACCCAGAATAAATCTGGGTTTCATACATTACTTAGTTAAATATGCTATGCCTAATTTTATAGTGTTATCAATTGCTTCAATATGAGTTCTTTCAAAACTATGGGAAGCATCAACTCCAGGTCCAATTAGACCTACCTTAATATCATATCCAGCCCTAAGAGCAGCAGAACCATCAGAACCATAGAATGGATATATATCTATTTGGTGATTTATATTATTTTCTTTAGCTAGATTAATAAGTCTTTTTCTAAGCTCATAATCATAAGGACCTGTACTGTCCTTAGCACAAATTGTAACAGAGAATTCATCAGAAGTTTGTCCCTCTCCAGGAGCTGCCATATCCACTGCTATGAATTCAAAAGTTTTTTCAGGTATAGAGGTAGATGCTCCGTGACCAACCTCTTCATAAGTAGATATAAAGAAATTAGTTGTATAGTTAGGAGTAATATTATTTTCAACTAAATATTTCGCCATGCCTAATAGAGATATGACACCAGCCTTATCATCTAAATGTCTTGATTTAATAAAACCTGATTCAGTAATTACTACTCTTGGATCAAAGAATACAAAATCTCCTACATTGATGCCAAGTCTTAGAGTATCTTGTTTTGATGAAACTTTCTCATCTATTCTGATTTCCATATTATCTGCGTTTCTTTCAATAGCTTTTGTACCCTCACCATGAACATGGGAGGAAGCTTTAGTAGTCATTATAGTACCAGTGTAAGTTTTTCCGTCCATAGTTTCAATAGTTACATGTTCACCCTCTATGGTATTCCAAACATATCCACCTAATTGGGTAATTTTAAGTTTTCCATTTCCTTTTATTTCTTTTACCATTCCACCTAAAGTATCTACATGACCTGATAATGTTACTTCTTTATCTTTGTTTTTCCCCTGAATTGTAGCTATTAAAGCACCTTTATTTGTTCTTCTTGTAGGAATATTTAATTCTTTAAATCTTTCTTCTACAAAGGCTACAGCTTTTTCTGTATTTCCAGTAGGACTTGGGATTCTTAATAACTTTTCTAAATTTTCAATCAAATATTTCATAGCCAATGCCTCACTTTCTAAATATGTCTATAGATATATTATATTGCTATTGTAATTATAAGTCAAAATCATTTAGCAAATCTAGTGATAATATAGTATAATTAAATTAATATGTTTCTTGGGAATAATTTAATTATACACTGGGAGTTGGTTTCAATGATGGAAGAAGTAAGCGCTGGAGGTGTTGTGATATTTGGTAATACTATATTGCTTTTAAAAAAATTTAATGGTGATTGGGTATTACCTAAGGGGAGAGTAGAAAAAGACGAGACTCTAAAGGAAACAGCCTTGAGAGAAGTCTTAGAAGAATCTGGAGTAAAAGCTGAGGCCGTAAAATATATAGGTATGGTTCACTACAAATATAAAAACTTAAAGGAAAACGAGATGGTCTATAAAACTGTTCATTGGTATTTAATGAAAACAAACAGTATGGATTGTACTCCACAGAAAAAAGAAGGATTTGTAGATGCTGTATTTGTTCATATAGATAAGGCTAAAAATTTAGTAAGGTATCAAGATGAGAAGAATATAATTATCAAAGGATTAAAGATGTTGTAGATATAGATTGGGGTGATTGAATGTCATTTTCGGCAACAACTAAAAATGAACTATCTAGAATACCTTTAACTGATAAATGTTGTGCAATGGCAGAATTAGCAGCCCTCGTTAGGATGAATGGCACTATACAAATATCAGGAATGAAAAAGATAAATCTAAAATTCACCACTGAAAATGCTGCCATTGCTAGAAGAATATTTTCTTTATTGAAGGTAATTTACAATACTGAAGTAGAAGTAATGGTAAGAAGAAATAAGCAATTAAAGAAAAATAATAATTATTTAATAATAATTAATAATAAGGATATATCAAAGAAGATATTAGAAGATATAGGATTTATTAGAGATGATTCAAGCATATTTAATCCTAACTTTACAATTCCAGAAGAACTAATAAAGAATCGATGTTGTAGACGTTCTTATATTAGAGGTGCATTTTTAGGTGGAGGTTCCATTAGTAATCCAGAAAAGACTTACCATCTTGAATTTGTAACTAGTAATGAAGAACACGCTATGGATTTATCAAATGTAATTAATTCCTTTGGCTTAAACTCCAAAATAGTAATCCGAAAAGAAAACTATGTGGTATATATTAAAGAAGGTGAGCAAATAGTAGATTTATTAAATATAATAGGAGCACACCAGGCACTTTTAAAACTTGAAGATATTCGGGTGTTAAAAAATGTTAGAAACAATATTAATAGAATAGTAAATTGTGAAACTGCAAATTTGAGCAAAACCATCGATGCTTCTATGAGACAAGTAGAAAGCATTAAATACATTGAAAAGAGTATTGGTTTAGAAAAACTACCAGAAAACTTAATGGAGGTTGCAAGACTTAGACTAGAATATAGTGACGCTAGTCTAAAGGAAATAGGTATGATGTTGGAACCACCTGTTGGGAAGTCTGGAGTTAATCATAGATTTAGAAAAATAGAAGAACTAGCAGATAAGTTGAGAGGAGATAGCAAATAATGTCTAATATTATAGTTACAAACAATCCATACGTATATGAAAAATATAAGGATAAAATGGATATGATTTATAAAGAAGAACTTAATTACTTACAATTACTAGAGTTTCTAAGAGATAAAATTCATGAAGGTCATCAACTACTTACTCACCCACTATCAGGAAGTATAAAGCCTAATGAAACACCTTATAAAACAGTTATGATTTCAAAGGAAAAAGGAAGT
Encoded proteins:
- a CDS encoding M42 family metallopeptidase, whose product is MKYLIENLEKLLRIPSPTGNTEKAVAFVEERFKELNIPTRRTNKGALIATIQGKNKDKEVTLSGHVDTLGGMVKEIKGNGKLKITQLGGYVWNTIEGEHVTIETMDGKTYTGTIMTTKASSHVHGEGTKAIERNADNMEIRIDEKVSSKQDTLRLGINVGDFVFFDPRVVITESGFIKSRHLDDKAGVISLLGMAKYLVENNITPNYTTNFFISTYEEVGHGASTSIPEKTFEFIAVDMAAPGEGQTSDEFSVTICAKDSTGPYDYELRKRLINLAKENNINHQIDIYPFYGSDGSAALRAGYDIKVGLIGPGVDASHSFERTHIEAIDNTIKLGIAYLTK
- a CDS encoding NUDIX hydrolase, with amino-acid sequence MMEEVSAGGVVIFGNTILLLKKFNGDWVLPKGRVEKDETLKETALREVLEESGVKAEAVKYIGMVHYKYKNLKENEMVYKTVHWYLMKTNSMDCTPQKKEGFVDAVFVHIDKAKNLVRYQDEKNIIIKGLKML
- the whiA gene encoding DNA-binding protein WhiA; this encodes MSFSATTKNELSRIPLTDKCCAMAELAALVRMNGTIQISGMKKINLKFTTENAAIARRIFSLLKVIYNTEVEVMVRRNKQLKKNNNYLIIINNKDISKKILEDIGFIRDDSSIFNPNFTIPEELIKNRCCRRSYIRGAFLGGGSISNPEKTYHLEFVTSNEEHAMDLSNVINSFGLNSKIVIRKENYVVYIKEGEQIVDLLNIIGAHQALLKLEDIRVLKNVRNNINRIVNCETANLSKTIDASMRQVESIKYIEKSIGLEKLPENLMEVARLRLEYSDASLKEIGMMLEPPVGKSGVNHRFRKIEELADKLRGDSK
- a CDS encoding GrdX family protein, which codes for MSNIIVTNNPYVYEKYKDKMDMIYKEELNYLQLLEFLRDKIHEGHQLLTHPLSGSIKPNETPYKTVMISKEKGSLDTSGVLIVEESIETAKKFQTDKPTPDWVESVLDDFRVIDLSLIENVIDKLGHK